Part of the Edaphobacter lichenicola genome, TCCTTTTCATGCAGGCGATTCTCTGCCTCTCGCTGCTGCCCGAGATCGCGCGTTAGAAACTGGTCCTGCCGGACGGACCCCCTACGCGTGGGGCGGGCGTTCGCACGCCTTTTTAGAGCTTCGCGTGGTCCTCCCGTTGGTCGGAATGATCATCCTTCGCGACCAACGGGAGCGCCAACCGAAGGGGTATACCCATCACGAAGTGATCGCCCCGCGCGCAGCGGGCCCGTCCGGCAGGACCCGGCAGTTGCGAAGCCGAACTGTATCCGCATCGCGGAATTGTCGGGAGATACGGCATAATGGGTCCGCACCCTCATAATTTGCTGCGCCCTGAAGGATGGTCTAGTCCGCAATGATGAAAGTCTCTCTCCGCACTGCCTGCACCGCATCTGCCCTTACCGTTCTGCTGCTGGTGGGCGGATGCCACCGTCACCGCAAGTCGAAGTCGCAGCCCAACACGACGGCGTACGCGGACAAGCTGCACGAGATGGTCGAGAAAAAAGTTCTGCCGCCCGAGAAGGTCGACACCACCAAAGTTCCCAATCTGCGCTGGCCGAACTTCTCCGACTACCAATCCATCGTGGCCACCTTCTACGACGACCGCAACTACGAGGTCGCATGGACACGCGACGGAGCACCCACCGACTCGGCGAAGAGCTTCATCCAGGCCTTCCAGGGCGCCGCATCGAAGGGCCTGATCCCCGAGGACTACGACGCGCCTCGCTGGGCCGATCGCGTTCAGGCCCTCAACAGCAAATCTGAAGACGCCATCTCGCTCTTCGACGTCGCGATGACGGTCAACGTAATGCGCTACATCTCCGATCTGCGCATAGGCCGCGTCAATCCATCGCACTTCAACTTCGAGATCCCCGTACAGGACAAGAAGTATGACCTCGCCGAGTTCGTCTCCGACAACGCCGTAGACGCCACCGACGTGCCGAAGCTCATCGCAGGTGTCGAACCCAACTCCGAAGAATATCGCCAGACCGAAGCTGCCCTGGCGCACTACATGGACCTTGCAAAGCAGCAGGCGCAGTCAAACGAAGACCCGCTTCCAACAGTGGCCAAGGCCGTTTCGGTAGGCGGCACCTATCCGGCAGCGAGCGCTCTGGTGATGCGGCTTCGACTTGAGGGTGACCTGCCAGCGCCAGGCGACCCCGTACCACCCTTGCCCATGACGTTCGACTCCACCCTCTCGGACGCCGTCAAGCACTACCAGCATCGCCACGGCCTCACCGAAGACGGCAAACTAACTGCGCAAACCATCAAGTCCCTCAACGTCCCCATGGACCTCCGCGTAGCCCAGCTGCAGGACTCTCTCGAACGCTGGCGCTGGCTCCCCGAGCCCTATCTGCACGCCCGCCTGATGGTGAATCTGCCGGAGTTCGTCTTGCGCGGCTTCGACCCCGACCACAAGCTCGACTTCACCATGCGCGTCGTCGTCGGCAAAGTGATGGGCCAGCACGAAACCCCTGTCTTCACGCACATGATGAAGTACCTCGTCTTCCGTCCCTACTGGAGCGTTCCGGTCGACATCGCCCGCAAGGAGCTGGTGCCGCACATCGAGTCCAATCGCGGCTACCTCGCCAGCAAGAACTTCGAGGTCACCAACAACAAGGGCGTCATCCAAACCGACTACACCGCCCACCAGGTAGCCCAGGGCGCCGTGATGGTCCGCGAAAAGCCCGGCCCCAAGAACTCGCTCGGCCTGGTCAAGTTCATCTTTCCCAACCAGTACGACATCTATCTCCACTCCACGCCGGCCATCTCGCTGTTCGAGCAGACCCGCCGCGACTTCAGCCACGGCTGCATCCGCGTCCA contains:
- a CDS encoding L,D-transpeptidase family protein yields the protein MMKVSLRTACTASALTVLLLVGGCHRHRKSKSQPNTTAYADKLHEMVEKKVLPPEKVDTTKVPNLRWPNFSDYQSIVATFYDDRNYEVAWTRDGAPTDSAKSFIQAFQGAASKGLIPEDYDAPRWADRVQALNSKSEDAISLFDVAMTVNVMRYISDLRIGRVNPSHFNFEIPVQDKKYDLAEFVSDNAVDATDVPKLIAGVEPNSEEYRQTEAALAHYMDLAKQQAQSNEDPLPTVAKAVSVGGTYPAASALVMRLRLEGDLPAPGDPVPPLPMTFDSTLSDAVKHYQHRHGLTEDGKLTAQTIKSLNVPMDLRVAQLQDSLERWRWLPEPYLHARLMVNLPEFVLRGFDPDHKLDFTMRVVVGKVMGQHETPVFTHMMKYLVFRPYWSVPVDIARKELVPHIESNRGYLASKNFEVTNNKGVIQTDYTAHQVAQGAVMVREKPGPKNSLGLVKFIFPNQYDIYLHSTPAISLFEQTRRDFSHGCIRVQKPADLAAWVLQGQGDWDLDKVNEAMNSGPDNKTVSLKTPLPIVIFYLTAIVEDDNEVHFFDDIYNYDTEMQKVFSKGPPYPVKPEPIVPKTKEGETV